One genomic region from Macaca mulatta isolate MMU2019108-1 chromosome 20, T2T-MMU8v2.0, whole genome shotgun sequence encodes:
- the EXOC3L1 gene encoding exocyst complex component 3-like protein isoform X6, which produces MDSAAKDEMQPELSPVPAAVAHTQTLIDAQQFLEAYMSLRELEQLREDTWAPLGGLELPVFQGLDLLFEALGQAVEAAAGAAGKLAREDPALLVAAVRVAEVETGRTTPLGQVPRDWRQRCLRALQEGLEQTHFGSPLLPAPGALPGWLEALRVALPVELATAEALVAPCCPPQYNVVQLWAHTLHSGLRRSLQHLLAGPELEAADAFALLHWALHVYLGQEMMGSLELGPEADVSQLEPLLTLENIEQLEATFVANVQASVSQWLQNALDGEVAEWGREQGPNTDPSGSYYSPMPAIVLQILEENIRVASLVSESLQQRVHGMALSELGIFLRSFSDALIRFSRDHLRGKAMVPHYVPYLLAALNHQSALSSSVSVLQLDGAPSGALAPVEAALDKLQRRICRLVLEALQVELQPLFADLPSRQWLSSPELLESVCERTGRFCRDFGRVRNPTVQLLLAEAERAVVLQYLRALMQGRLVCRGADERTQAAERLRHDAAQLQQLFLGLGLEENAHCAPVLLALRELLNLRDPALLGLEVAGLQQQFPDVSEDHVSALLGLRGDLSREQQLAALSSLQAALPPSPRASRRALFSLVPAPAPAPASCLPSGSCARARLLSE; this is translated from the exons ATGGACTCAGCAGCCAAGGATGAGATGCAGCCGGAGTTGTCCCCTG TGCCAGCTGCAGTGGCCCACACACAGACCCTGATTGATGCCCAACAGTTCTTGGAGGCATATATGAGCCTTCGGGAGCTGGAGCAGCTGCGAGAGGATACGTGGGCACCCCTGGGGGGCCTGGAGTTGCCAGTCTTCCAGGGGCTGGACCTTCTGTTCGAGGCACTGGGCCAGGCTGTGGAAGCAGCTGCAGGGGCCGCAGGGAAGCTGGCACGGGAGGACCCAGCCCTGCTGGTGGCTGCTGTGCGTGTGGCGGAGGTGGAGACTGGACGAACAACCCCCCTGGGCCAGGTCCCCCGGGACTGGCGGCAGCGCTGTCTGAGGGCACTACAGGAGGGCCTGGAGCAGACCCACTTTGGGTCACCTCTGCTGCCTGCGCCAGGGGCCCTACCAGGGTGGCTGGAGGCTCTGCGAGTGGCCCTGCCAGTTGAGTTGGCCACAGCTGAGGCACTAGTAGCGCCTTGCTGCCCACCGCAGTACAATGTGGTCCAGCTATGGGCCCACACACTGCATAGCGGTCTGCGCCGCAGCCTGCAGCACCTCCTTGCAGGGCCTGAGCTGGAAGCTGCGGATGCCTTCGCCTTGCTGCACTGGGCACTGCATGTATACCTGGG GCAGGAAATGATGGGGAGCCTGGAGTTGGGGCCTGAGGCTGATGTGTCGCAGCTGGAGCCCCTCCTGACCTTGGAGAACATTGAGCAGCTGGAGGCAACATTTGTGGCCAACGTCCAG GCAAGCGTGTCCCAGTGGCTGCAGAATGCACTGGATGGGGAGGTAGCTGAGTGGGGCCGGGAGCAGGGGCCCAACACGGACCCGTCTGGCTCCTATTACTCACCAATGCCAGCCATCGTGCTGCAG ATCCTGGAAGAGAACATTCGTGTGGCCAGCCTGGTCAGTGAGTCACTACAACAGCGAGTGCATGGCATGGCACTGTCAGAACTGGGCATATTCCTGAGGAG CTTCAGTGACGCTCTGATCCGATTCTCCCGAGACCACCTCAGGGGGAAAGCAATGGTCCCTCATTACGTGCCCTACCTACTGGCCGCCCTCAACCACCAGTCAGCACTCAG CTCCTCAGTGTCTGTCCTGCAGCTGGACGGGGCGCCTTCAGGGGCCTTGGCTCCGGTGGAAGCTGCGCTGGACAAGTTACAGAGGAGGATCTGCCGCCTGGTGTTGGAGGCGCTGCAGGTGGAGCTCCAG CCCCTGTTCGCGGACCTGCCCTCGCGCCAGTGGCTGTCGAGCCCTGAGCTGCTGGAAAGTGTGTGCGAACGGACGGGGCGCTTCTGCCGGGACTTCGGGCGCGTGCGGAACCCCACGGTTCAG CTGCTACTGGCTGAGGCCGAGCGCGCCGTGGTGCTCCAGTACCTGCGCGCGCTGATGCAAGGCCGCCTGGTGTGCCGCGGAGCGGACGAGAGGACCCAGGCGGCCGAGCGCCTGCGGCACGATGCTGCCCAGCTTCAGCAGCTTTTCCTCGGTTTG GGCCTGGAGGAGAACGCGCACTGCGCGCCGGTGCTGCTCGCCCTGAGAGAGCTGCTAAACCTCCGCGACCCCGCGCTGCTGGGCCTGGAGGTGGCTGGCCTGCAGCAACAGTTTCCCGACGTGAG CGAGGACCACGTCTCCGCCCTCTTGGGCCTGCGCGGTGACTTGTCCCGGGAGCAGCAACTGGCCGCTCTCAGCTCGCTTCAGGCTGCGCTGCCGCCCTCGCCCCGCGCTAGCCGCCGCGCCCTCTTCAGCCTCGTGCCCGCCCCAGCACCCGCGCCGGCCTCCTGCCTGCCCTCGGGGTCCTGCGCCCGAGCCCGGCTGCTCTCAGAATAA
- the EXOC3L1 gene encoding exocyst complex component 3-like protein isoform X1 gives MDSAAKDEMQPELSPGSSCPGPEWPEQERAEQLARGAALKWASGIFYRPEQLARLGQYRSREVQRTCSLEARLKSVVQSYLEGVQTGVWQLAQAIEAVQGTREALSQARGLLQGMSQALRTLQPLRERVAQYKQLQAMSHLLPRLRAVPAAVAHTQTLIDAQQFLEAYMSLRELEQLREDTWAPLGGLELPVFQGLDLLFEALGQAVEAAAGAAGKLAREDPALLVAAVRVAEVETGRTTPLGQVPRDWRQRCLRALQEGLEQTHFGSPLLPAPGALPGWLEALRVALPVELATAEALVAPCCPPQYNVVQLWAHTLHSGLRRSLQHLLAGPELEAADAFALLHWALHVYLGQEMMGSLELGPEADVSQLEPLLTLENIEQLEATFVANVQASVSQWLQNALDGEVAEWGREQGPNTDPSGSYYSPMPAIVLQILEENIRVASLVSESLQQRVHGMALSELGIFLRSFSDALIRFSRDHLRGKAMVPHYVPYLLAALNHQSALSSSVSVLQLDGAPSGALAPVEAALDKLQRRICRLVLEALQVELQPLFADLPSRQWLSSPELLESVCERTGRFCRDFGRVRNPTVQLLLAEAERAVVLQYLRALMQGRLVCRGADERTQAAERLRHDAAQLQQLFLGLGLEENAHCAPVLLALRELLNLRDPALLGLEVAGLQQQFPDVSEDHVSALLGLRGDLSREQQLAALSSLQAALPPSPRASRRALFSLVPAPAPAPASCLPSGSCARARLLSE, from the exons ATGGACTCAGCAGCCAAGGATGAGATGCAGCCGGAGTTGTCCCCTG GCTCTTCCTGCCCAGGGCCTGAGTGGCCGGAGCAGGAGCGGGCAGAGCAGCTGGCCCGGGGTGCAGCGCTTAAGTGGGCCTCGGGCATCTTCTACCGGCCGGAGCAGCTGGCCAGGCTAGGCCAGTACCGCAGCCGCGAGGTGCAGCGTACCTGCTCCCTGGAAGCACGCCTCAAG TCAGTGGTGCAGTCATACCTGGAAGGCGTGCAGACTGGTGTGTGGCAGCTGGCCCAGGCCATTGAGGCGGTGCAGGGAACCCGGGAGGCCCTGAGCCAGGCCCGTGGGTTGCTCCAGGGCATGTCCCAGGCCTTACGGACTCTGCAGCCTCTACGGGAGCGGGTTGCCCAGTACAAGCAACTGCAGGCCATGTCTCACTTGCTGCCTCGGCTGCGGGCAG TGCCAGCTGCAGTGGCCCACACACAGACCCTGATTGATGCCCAACAGTTCTTGGAGGCATATATGAGCCTTCGGGAGCTGGAGCAGCTGCGAGAGGATACGTGGGCACCCCTGGGGGGCCTGGAGTTGCCAGTCTTCCAGGGGCTGGACCTTCTGTTCGAGGCACTGGGCCAGGCTGTGGAAGCAGCTGCAGGGGCCGCAGGGAAGCTGGCACGGGAGGACCCAGCCCTGCTGGTGGCTGCTGTGCGTGTGGCGGAGGTGGAGACTGGACGAACAACCCCCCTGGGCCAGGTCCCCCGGGACTGGCGGCAGCGCTGTCTGAGGGCACTACAGGAGGGCCTGGAGCAGACCCACTTTGGGTCACCTCTGCTGCCTGCGCCAGGGGCCCTACCAGGGTGGCTGGAGGCTCTGCGAGTGGCCCTGCCAGTTGAGTTGGCCACAGCTGAGGCACTAGTAGCGCCTTGCTGCCCACCGCAGTACAATGTGGTCCAGCTATGGGCCCACACACTGCATAGCGGTCTGCGCCGCAGCCTGCAGCACCTCCTTGCAGGGCCTGAGCTGGAAGCTGCGGATGCCTTCGCCTTGCTGCACTGGGCACTGCATGTATACCTGGG GCAGGAAATGATGGGGAGCCTGGAGTTGGGGCCTGAGGCTGATGTGTCGCAGCTGGAGCCCCTCCTGACCTTGGAGAACATTGAGCAGCTGGAGGCAACATTTGTGGCCAACGTCCAG GCAAGCGTGTCCCAGTGGCTGCAGAATGCACTGGATGGGGAGGTAGCTGAGTGGGGCCGGGAGCAGGGGCCCAACACGGACCCGTCTGGCTCCTATTACTCACCAATGCCAGCCATCGTGCTGCAG ATCCTGGAAGAGAACATTCGTGTGGCCAGCCTGGTCAGTGAGTCACTACAACAGCGAGTGCATGGCATGGCACTGTCAGAACTGGGCATATTCCTGAGGAG CTTCAGTGACGCTCTGATCCGATTCTCCCGAGACCACCTCAGGGGGAAAGCAATGGTCCCTCATTACGTGCCCTACCTACTGGCCGCCCTCAACCACCAGTCAGCACTCAG CTCCTCAGTGTCTGTCCTGCAGCTGGACGGGGCGCCTTCAGGGGCCTTGGCTCCGGTGGAAGCTGCGCTGGACAAGTTACAGAGGAGGATCTGCCGCCTGGTGTTGGAGGCGCTGCAGGTGGAGCTCCAG CCCCTGTTCGCGGACCTGCCCTCGCGCCAGTGGCTGTCGAGCCCTGAGCTGCTGGAAAGTGTGTGCGAACGGACGGGGCGCTTCTGCCGGGACTTCGGGCGCGTGCGGAACCCCACGGTTCAG CTGCTACTGGCTGAGGCCGAGCGCGCCGTGGTGCTCCAGTACCTGCGCGCGCTGATGCAAGGCCGCCTGGTGTGCCGCGGAGCGGACGAGAGGACCCAGGCGGCCGAGCGCCTGCGGCACGATGCTGCCCAGCTTCAGCAGCTTTTCCTCGGTTTG GGCCTGGAGGAGAACGCGCACTGCGCGCCGGTGCTGCTCGCCCTGAGAGAGCTGCTAAACCTCCGCGACCCCGCGCTGCTGGGCCTGGAGGTGGCTGGCCTGCAGCAACAGTTTCCCGACGTGAG CGAGGACCACGTCTCCGCCCTCTTGGGCCTGCGCGGTGACTTGTCCCGGGAGCAGCAACTGGCCGCTCTCAGCTCGCTTCAGGCTGCGCTGCCGCCCTCGCCCCGCGCTAGCCGCCGCGCCCTCTTCAGCCTCGTGCCCGCCCCAGCACCCGCGCCGGCCTCCTGCCTGCCCTCGGGGTCCTGCGCCCGAGCCCGGCTGCTCTCAGAATAA
- the EXOC3L1 gene encoding exocyst complex component 3-like protein isoform X4: MDSAAKDEMQPELSPGPEWPEQERAEQLARGAALKWASGIFYRPEQLARLGQYRSREVQRTCSLEARLKSVVQSYLEGVQTGVWQLAQAIEAVQGTREALSQARGLLQGMSQALRTLQPLRERVAQYKQLQAMSHLLPRLRAVPAAVAHTQTLIDAQQFLEAYMSLRELEQLREDTWAPLGGLELPVFQGLDLLFEALGQAVEAAAGAAGKLAREDPALLVAAVRVAEVETGRTTPLGQVPRDWRQRCLRALQEGLEQTHFGSPLLPAPGALPGWLEALRVALPVELATAEALVAPCCPPQYNVVQLWAHTLHSGLRRSLQHLLAGPELEAADAFALLHWALHVYLGQEMMGSLELGPEADVSQLEPLLTLENIEQLEATFVANVQASVSQWLQNALDGEVAEWGREQGPNTDPSGSYYSPMPAIVLQILEENIRVASLVSESLQQRVHGMALSELGIFLRSFSDALIRFSRDHLRGKAMVPHYVPYLLAALNHQSALSWTGRLQGPWLRWKLRWTSYRGGSAAWCWRRCRWSSRSGSFPQPLFADLPSRQWLSSPELLESVCERTGRFCRDFGRVRNPTVQLLLAEAERAVVLQYLRALMQGRLVCRGADERTQAAERLRHDAAQLQQLFLGLGLEENAHCAPVLLALRELLNLRDPALLGLEVAGLQQQFPDVSEDHVSALLGLRGDLSREQQLAALSSLQAALPPSPRASRRALFSLVPAPAPAPASCLPSGSCARARLLSE, translated from the exons ATGGACTCAGCAGCCAAGGATGAGATGCAGCCGGAGTTGTCCCCTG GGCCTGAGTGGCCGGAGCAGGAGCGGGCAGAGCAGCTGGCCCGGGGTGCAGCGCTTAAGTGGGCCTCGGGCATCTTCTACCGGCCGGAGCAGCTGGCCAGGCTAGGCCAGTACCGCAGCCGCGAGGTGCAGCGTACCTGCTCCCTGGAAGCACGCCTCAAG TCAGTGGTGCAGTCATACCTGGAAGGCGTGCAGACTGGTGTGTGGCAGCTGGCCCAGGCCATTGAGGCGGTGCAGGGAACCCGGGAGGCCCTGAGCCAGGCCCGTGGGTTGCTCCAGGGCATGTCCCAGGCCTTACGGACTCTGCAGCCTCTACGGGAGCGGGTTGCCCAGTACAAGCAACTGCAGGCCATGTCTCACTTGCTGCCTCGGCTGCGGGCAG TGCCAGCTGCAGTGGCCCACACACAGACCCTGATTGATGCCCAACAGTTCTTGGAGGCATATATGAGCCTTCGGGAGCTGGAGCAGCTGCGAGAGGATACGTGGGCACCCCTGGGGGGCCTGGAGTTGCCAGTCTTCCAGGGGCTGGACCTTCTGTTCGAGGCACTGGGCCAGGCTGTGGAAGCAGCTGCAGGGGCCGCAGGGAAGCTGGCACGGGAGGACCCAGCCCTGCTGGTGGCTGCTGTGCGTGTGGCGGAGGTGGAGACTGGACGAACAACCCCCCTGGGCCAGGTCCCCCGGGACTGGCGGCAGCGCTGTCTGAGGGCACTACAGGAGGGCCTGGAGCAGACCCACTTTGGGTCACCTCTGCTGCCTGCGCCAGGGGCCCTACCAGGGTGGCTGGAGGCTCTGCGAGTGGCCCTGCCAGTTGAGTTGGCCACAGCTGAGGCACTAGTAGCGCCTTGCTGCCCACCGCAGTACAATGTGGTCCAGCTATGGGCCCACACACTGCATAGCGGTCTGCGCCGCAGCCTGCAGCACCTCCTTGCAGGGCCTGAGCTGGAAGCTGCGGATGCCTTCGCCTTGCTGCACTGGGCACTGCATGTATACCTGGG GCAGGAAATGATGGGGAGCCTGGAGTTGGGGCCTGAGGCTGATGTGTCGCAGCTGGAGCCCCTCCTGACCTTGGAGAACATTGAGCAGCTGGAGGCAACATTTGTGGCCAACGTCCAG GCAAGCGTGTCCCAGTGGCTGCAGAATGCACTGGATGGGGAGGTAGCTGAGTGGGGCCGGGAGCAGGGGCCCAACACGGACCCGTCTGGCTCCTATTACTCACCAATGCCAGCCATCGTGCTGCAG ATCCTGGAAGAGAACATTCGTGTGGCCAGCCTGGTCAGTGAGTCACTACAACAGCGAGTGCATGGCATGGCACTGTCAGAACTGGGCATATTCCTGAGGAG CTTCAGTGACGCTCTGATCCGATTCTCCCGAGACCACCTCAGGGGGAAAGCAATGGTCCCTCATTACGTGCCCTACCTACTGGCCGCCCTCAACCACCAGTCAGCACTCAG CTGGACGGGGCGCCTTCAGGGGCCTTGGCTCCGGTGGAAGCTGCGCTGGACAAGTTACAGAGGAGGATCTGCCGCCTGGTGTTGGAGGCGCTGCAGGTGGAGCTCCAG GTCTGGATCATTTCCCCAGCCCCTGTTCGCGGACCTGCCCTCGCGCCAGTGGCTGTCGAGCCCTGAGCTGCTGGAAAGTGTGTGCGAACGGACGGGGCGCTTCTGCCGGGACTTCGGGCGCGTGCGGAACCCCACGGTTCAG CTGCTACTGGCTGAGGCCGAGCGCGCCGTGGTGCTCCAGTACCTGCGCGCGCTGATGCAAGGCCGCCTGGTGTGCCGCGGAGCGGACGAGAGGACCCAGGCGGCCGAGCGCCTGCGGCACGATGCTGCCCAGCTTCAGCAGCTTTTCCTCGGTTTG GGCCTGGAGGAGAACGCGCACTGCGCGCCGGTGCTGCTCGCCCTGAGAGAGCTGCTAAACCTCCGCGACCCCGCGCTGCTGGGCCTGGAGGTGGCTGGCCTGCAGCAACAGTTTCCCGACGTGAG CGAGGACCACGTCTCCGCCCTCTTGGGCCTGCGCGGTGACTTGTCCCGGGAGCAGCAACTGGCCGCTCTCAGCTCGCTTCAGGCTGCGCTGCCGCCCTCGCCCCGCGCTAGCCGCCGCGCCCTCTTCAGCCTCGTGCCCGCCCCAGCACCCGCGCCGGCCTCCTGCCTGCCCTCGGGGTCCTGCGCCCGAGCCCGGCTGCTCTCAGAATAA
- the EXOC3L1 gene encoding exocyst complex component 3-like protein isoform X7 — MDSAAKDEMQPELSPVPAAVAHTQTLIDAQQFLEAYMSLRELEQLREDTWAPLGGLELPVFQGLDLLFEALGQAVEAAAGAAGKLAREDPALLVAAVRVAEVETGRTTPLGQVPRDWRQRCLRALQEGLEQTHFGSPLLPAPGALPGWLEALRVALPVELATAEALVAPCCPPQYNVVQLWAHTLHSGLRRSLQHLLAGPELEAADAFALLHWALHVYLGQEMMGSLELGPEADVSQLEPLLTLENIEQLEATFVANVQASVSQWLQNALDGEVAEWGREQGPNTDPSGSYYSPMPAIVLQILEENIRVASLVSESLQQRVHGMALSELGIFLRSFSDALIRFSRDHLRGKAMVPHYVPYLLAALNHQSALSWTGRLQGPWLRWKLRWTSYRGGSAAWCWRRCRWSSRSGSFPQPLFADLPSRQWLSSPELLESVCERTGRFCRDFGRVRNPTVQLLLAEAERAVVLQYLRALMQGRLVCRGADERTQAAERLRHDAAQLQQLFLGLGLEENAHCAPVLLALRELLNLRDPALLGLEVAGLQQQFPDVSEDHVSALLGLRGDLSREQQLAALSSLQAALPPSPRASRRALFSLVPAPAPAPASCLPSGSCARARLLSE; from the exons ATGGACTCAGCAGCCAAGGATGAGATGCAGCCGGAGTTGTCCCCTG TGCCAGCTGCAGTGGCCCACACACAGACCCTGATTGATGCCCAACAGTTCTTGGAGGCATATATGAGCCTTCGGGAGCTGGAGCAGCTGCGAGAGGATACGTGGGCACCCCTGGGGGGCCTGGAGTTGCCAGTCTTCCAGGGGCTGGACCTTCTGTTCGAGGCACTGGGCCAGGCTGTGGAAGCAGCTGCAGGGGCCGCAGGGAAGCTGGCACGGGAGGACCCAGCCCTGCTGGTGGCTGCTGTGCGTGTGGCGGAGGTGGAGACTGGACGAACAACCCCCCTGGGCCAGGTCCCCCGGGACTGGCGGCAGCGCTGTCTGAGGGCACTACAGGAGGGCCTGGAGCAGACCCACTTTGGGTCACCTCTGCTGCCTGCGCCAGGGGCCCTACCAGGGTGGCTGGAGGCTCTGCGAGTGGCCCTGCCAGTTGAGTTGGCCACAGCTGAGGCACTAGTAGCGCCTTGCTGCCCACCGCAGTACAATGTGGTCCAGCTATGGGCCCACACACTGCATAGCGGTCTGCGCCGCAGCCTGCAGCACCTCCTTGCAGGGCCTGAGCTGGAAGCTGCGGATGCCTTCGCCTTGCTGCACTGGGCACTGCATGTATACCTGGG GCAGGAAATGATGGGGAGCCTGGAGTTGGGGCCTGAGGCTGATGTGTCGCAGCTGGAGCCCCTCCTGACCTTGGAGAACATTGAGCAGCTGGAGGCAACATTTGTGGCCAACGTCCAG GCAAGCGTGTCCCAGTGGCTGCAGAATGCACTGGATGGGGAGGTAGCTGAGTGGGGCCGGGAGCAGGGGCCCAACACGGACCCGTCTGGCTCCTATTACTCACCAATGCCAGCCATCGTGCTGCAG ATCCTGGAAGAGAACATTCGTGTGGCCAGCCTGGTCAGTGAGTCACTACAACAGCGAGTGCATGGCATGGCACTGTCAGAACTGGGCATATTCCTGAGGAG CTTCAGTGACGCTCTGATCCGATTCTCCCGAGACCACCTCAGGGGGAAAGCAATGGTCCCTCATTACGTGCCCTACCTACTGGCCGCCCTCAACCACCAGTCAGCACTCAG CTGGACGGGGCGCCTTCAGGGGCCTTGGCTCCGGTGGAAGCTGCGCTGGACAAGTTACAGAGGAGGATCTGCCGCCTGGTGTTGGAGGCGCTGCAGGTGGAGCTCCAG GTCTGGATCATTTCCCCAGCCCCTGTTCGCGGACCTGCCCTCGCGCCAGTGGCTGTCGAGCCCTGAGCTGCTGGAAAGTGTGTGCGAACGGACGGGGCGCTTCTGCCGGGACTTCGGGCGCGTGCGGAACCCCACGGTTCAG CTGCTACTGGCTGAGGCCGAGCGCGCCGTGGTGCTCCAGTACCTGCGCGCGCTGATGCAAGGCCGCCTGGTGTGCCGCGGAGCGGACGAGAGGACCCAGGCGGCCGAGCGCCTGCGGCACGATGCTGCCCAGCTTCAGCAGCTTTTCCTCGGTTTG GGCCTGGAGGAGAACGCGCACTGCGCGCCGGTGCTGCTCGCCCTGAGAGAGCTGCTAAACCTCCGCGACCCCGCGCTGCTGGGCCTGGAGGTGGCTGGCCTGCAGCAACAGTTTCCCGACGTGAG CGAGGACCACGTCTCCGCCCTCTTGGGCCTGCGCGGTGACTTGTCCCGGGAGCAGCAACTGGCCGCTCTCAGCTCGCTTCAGGCTGCGCTGCCGCCCTCGCCCCGCGCTAGCCGCCGCGCCCTCTTCAGCCTCGTGCCCGCCCCAGCACCCGCGCCGGCCTCCTGCCTGCCCTCGGGGTCCTGCGCCCGAGCCCGGCTGCTCTCAGAATAA
- the EXOC3L1 gene encoding exocyst complex component 3-like protein isoform X3, translated as MDSAAKDEMQPELSPGPEWPEQERAEQLARGAALKWASGIFYRPEQLARLGQYRSREVQRTCSLEARLKSVVQSYLEGVQTGVWQLAQAIEAVQGTREALSQARGLLQGMSQALRTLQPLRERVAQYKQLQAMSHLLPRLRAVPAAVAHTQTLIDAQQFLEAYMSLRELEQLREDTWAPLGGLELPVFQGLDLLFEALGQAVEAAAGAAGKLAREDPALLVAAVRVAEVETGRTTPLGQVPRDWRQRCLRALQEGLEQTHFGSPLLPAPGALPGWLEALRVALPVELATAEALVAPCCPPQYNVVQLWAHTLHSGLRRSLQHLLAGPELEAADAFALLHWALHVYLGQEMMGSLELGPEADVSQLEPLLTLENIEQLEATFVANVQASVSQWLQNALDGEVAEWGREQGPNTDPSGSYYSPMPAIVLQILEENIRVASLVSESLQQRVHGMALSELGIFLRSFSDALIRFSRDHLRGKAMVPHYVPYLLAALNHQSALSSSVSVLQLDGAPSGALAPVEAALDKLQRRICRLVLEALQVELQPLFADLPSRQWLSSPELLESVCERTGRFCRDFGRVRNPTVQLLLAEAERAVVLQYLRALMQGRLVCRGADERTQAAERLRHDAAQLQQLFLGLGLEENAHCAPVLLALRELLNLRDPALLGLEVAGLQQQFPDVSEDHVSALLGLRGDLSREQQLAALSSLQAALPPSPRASRRALFSLVPAPAPAPASCLPSGSCARARLLSE; from the exons ATGGACTCAGCAGCCAAGGATGAGATGCAGCCGGAGTTGTCCCCTG GGCCTGAGTGGCCGGAGCAGGAGCGGGCAGAGCAGCTGGCCCGGGGTGCAGCGCTTAAGTGGGCCTCGGGCATCTTCTACCGGCCGGAGCAGCTGGCCAGGCTAGGCCAGTACCGCAGCCGCGAGGTGCAGCGTACCTGCTCCCTGGAAGCACGCCTCAAG TCAGTGGTGCAGTCATACCTGGAAGGCGTGCAGACTGGTGTGTGGCAGCTGGCCCAGGCCATTGAGGCGGTGCAGGGAACCCGGGAGGCCCTGAGCCAGGCCCGTGGGTTGCTCCAGGGCATGTCCCAGGCCTTACGGACTCTGCAGCCTCTACGGGAGCGGGTTGCCCAGTACAAGCAACTGCAGGCCATGTCTCACTTGCTGCCTCGGCTGCGGGCAG TGCCAGCTGCAGTGGCCCACACACAGACCCTGATTGATGCCCAACAGTTCTTGGAGGCATATATGAGCCTTCGGGAGCTGGAGCAGCTGCGAGAGGATACGTGGGCACCCCTGGGGGGCCTGGAGTTGCCAGTCTTCCAGGGGCTGGACCTTCTGTTCGAGGCACTGGGCCAGGCTGTGGAAGCAGCTGCAGGGGCCGCAGGGAAGCTGGCACGGGAGGACCCAGCCCTGCTGGTGGCTGCTGTGCGTGTGGCGGAGGTGGAGACTGGACGAACAACCCCCCTGGGCCAGGTCCCCCGGGACTGGCGGCAGCGCTGTCTGAGGGCACTACAGGAGGGCCTGGAGCAGACCCACTTTGGGTCACCTCTGCTGCCTGCGCCAGGGGCCCTACCAGGGTGGCTGGAGGCTCTGCGAGTGGCCCTGCCAGTTGAGTTGGCCACAGCTGAGGCACTAGTAGCGCCTTGCTGCCCACCGCAGTACAATGTGGTCCAGCTATGGGCCCACACACTGCATAGCGGTCTGCGCCGCAGCCTGCAGCACCTCCTTGCAGGGCCTGAGCTGGAAGCTGCGGATGCCTTCGCCTTGCTGCACTGGGCACTGCATGTATACCTGGG GCAGGAAATGATGGGGAGCCTGGAGTTGGGGCCTGAGGCTGATGTGTCGCAGCTGGAGCCCCTCCTGACCTTGGAGAACATTGAGCAGCTGGAGGCAACATTTGTGGCCAACGTCCAG GCAAGCGTGTCCCAGTGGCTGCAGAATGCACTGGATGGGGAGGTAGCTGAGTGGGGCCGGGAGCAGGGGCCCAACACGGACCCGTCTGGCTCCTATTACTCACCAATGCCAGCCATCGTGCTGCAG ATCCTGGAAGAGAACATTCGTGTGGCCAGCCTGGTCAGTGAGTCACTACAACAGCGAGTGCATGGCATGGCACTGTCAGAACTGGGCATATTCCTGAGGAG CTTCAGTGACGCTCTGATCCGATTCTCCCGAGACCACCTCAGGGGGAAAGCAATGGTCCCTCATTACGTGCCCTACCTACTGGCCGCCCTCAACCACCAGTCAGCACTCAG CTCCTCAGTGTCTGTCCTGCAGCTGGACGGGGCGCCTTCAGGGGCCTTGGCTCCGGTGGAAGCTGCGCTGGACAAGTTACAGAGGAGGATCTGCCGCCTGGTGTTGGAGGCGCTGCAGGTGGAGCTCCAG CCCCTGTTCGCGGACCTGCCCTCGCGCCAGTGGCTGTCGAGCCCTGAGCTGCTGGAAAGTGTGTGCGAACGGACGGGGCGCTTCTGCCGGGACTTCGGGCGCGTGCGGAACCCCACGGTTCAG CTGCTACTGGCTGAGGCCGAGCGCGCCGTGGTGCTCCAGTACCTGCGCGCGCTGATGCAAGGCCGCCTGGTGTGCCGCGGAGCGGACGAGAGGACCCAGGCGGCCGAGCGCCTGCGGCACGATGCTGCCCAGCTTCAGCAGCTTTTCCTCGGTTTG GGCCTGGAGGAGAACGCGCACTGCGCGCCGGTGCTGCTCGCCCTGAGAGAGCTGCTAAACCTCCGCGACCCCGCGCTGCTGGGCCTGGAGGTGGCTGGCCTGCAGCAACAGTTTCCCGACGTGAG CGAGGACCACGTCTCCGCCCTCTTGGGCCTGCGCGGTGACTTGTCCCGGGAGCAGCAACTGGCCGCTCTCAGCTCGCTTCAGGCTGCGCTGCCGCCCTCGCCCCGCGCTAGCCGCCGCGCCCTCTTCAGCCTCGTGCCCGCCCCAGCACCCGCGCCGGCCTCCTGCCTGCCCTCGGGGTCCTGCGCCCGAGCCCGGCTGCTCTCAGAATAA